In Limnohabitans sp. INBF002, one genomic interval encodes:
- a CDS encoding c-type cytochrome gives MKLIASLLIAAAMAAPALSNAAEPAAPAAKADLAKGEATYTAICASCHGADGNSGSPAYPKLAQQHPDYLVKQLQEFKSGKRANAIMSGMAAGLSDADMKNVSAWVGSKESKPNFAKEKDLVVLGERIYRGGIADRQIAACAGCHTPTGAGIPSQYPRLSGQHADYAVAQLVAFRDGVRKNSAQMTGVAAKMNDREIKAVSDYIAGLR, from the coding sequence ATGAAGCTGATTGCCTCTTTGCTGATTGCTGCCGCCATGGCAGCCCCCGCCCTTTCCAATGCCGCCGAGCCAGCAGCCCCTGCTGCCAAAGCCGATTTGGCCAAAGGTGAAGCCACTTACACCGCGATTTGCGCGTCTTGCCACGGTGCAGACGGTAACTCCGGTTCGCCTGCTTACCCCAAGTTGGCGCAGCAACACCCTGACTATTTGGTCAAGCAATTGCAAGAATTCAAATCCGGCAAACGCGCCAACGCCATCATGAGCGGCATGGCAGCAGGCTTGTCTGACGCCGACATGAAAAACGTGTCCGCTTGGGTGGGCTCGAAAGAATCTAAGCCTAACTTCGCCAAAGAAAAAGACTTGGTGGTGTTGGGTGAGCGCATCTATCGCGGTGGCATTGCTGACCGTCAAATCGCTGCTTGTGCCGGTTGCCACACGCCCACTGGCGCTGGTATTCCTTCTCAATACCCACGTTTGTCAGGCCAACACGCCGACTATGCGGTGGCGCAGTTGGTCGCCTTCCGCGATGGCGTGCGTAAGAACAGCGCCCAAATGACAGGCGTTGCTGCCAAGATGAACGACCGCGAAATC
- the yihA gene encoding ribosome biogenesis GTP-binding protein YihA/YsxC encodes MGWLHTARFLTTAAQLHHLPVYDLPEIAFVGRSNAGKSTCINVLTQQKRLAYASKTPGRTQHINLFAMGRQGKTDAVLADLPGYGYAAVPKQDKIRWQQVMANYLLTRPNLRAVVLMCDPRHGLTELDEILLDVIRPRVEEGLKFLVLLTKADKLNKTDGAKALQITKLQAGGGEVRLFSALKKQGVDEVAATLYKWMHP; translated from the coding sequence ATGGGCTGGTTGCATACGGCCCGGTTCTTGACTACCGCGGCCCAGTTGCACCACTTGCCCGTCTACGACTTGCCTGAAATTGCCTTTGTGGGCCGTTCCAACGCGGGTAAATCGACGTGCATCAACGTGCTGACCCAGCAAAAACGCTTGGCCTACGCCTCCAAAACGCCCGGCCGCACCCAGCACATCAACTTATTCGCCATGGGCCGCCAAGGCAAAACCGATGCCGTGCTGGCCGACTTGCCCGGTTACGGCTACGCCGCTGTGCCCAAGCAAGACAAGATTCGCTGGCAACAAGTGATGGCGAACTATTTACTCACCCGCCCCAACCTGCGTGCGGTGGTGCTGATGTGTGACCCACGCCACGGATTGACCGAGCTGGACGAAATTTTGTTGGACGTGATTCGCCCACGCGTGGAAGAAGGCCTGAAGTTTTTGGTGCTGCTCACCAAGGCAGACAAACTGAACAAAACCGATGGAGCGAAGGCCCTGCAAATCACCAAGCTGCAAGCGGGTGGCGGTGAAGTGCGTTTGTTCTCAGCGCTGAAAAAACAAGGGGTGGACGAAGTCGCCGCCACCTTGTACAAGTGGATGCACCCTTAA
- a CDS encoding lysophospholipid acyltransferase family protein, with amino-acid sequence MFSKLGLLLLRALGYLPLSWLRALGAGLGVLLMVVIPSRRRVVHTNLRVCFPHLSDAERDALTHQTFVYFAQAWLDRSWLWHRSAACIQSRVQLSGEVAALSEAKPTVLFAPHFMGLDVGWTALTLNLPLRFTTIFTPQSNAAVDAWVAKGRQRFGHVRLFRREDGVKPIVAALRQNELLYLLPDMNFGPSESIFVPFYGEPAATVPSLSRFAKLGRARVVPVITRMTDAGYEVVVHPAWCDFPTDDAEADTATMNQRLVVFINTMPAQYFWVHKRFKTRPPGAPELY; translated from the coding sequence ATGTTCAGCAAATTAGGTTTGTTACTGCTGCGCGCGTTGGGTTATTTGCCCTTGTCGTGGTTGCGTGCCTTAGGGGCAGGCTTGGGCGTTTTGTTGATGGTGGTGATTCCATCGCGCCGCCGCGTGGTGCATACCAATTTGCGTGTGTGTTTCCCGCATTTGAGCGATGCCGAGCGTGATGCGCTCACGCACCAAACCTTTGTGTATTTCGCGCAAGCATGGTTGGACCGCAGCTGGCTGTGGCACCGCAGCGCGGCGTGCATCCAATCGCGCGTGCAGCTGTCGGGCGAAGTGGCCGCTTTGTCAGAAGCCAAGCCCACGGTGTTGTTCGCGCCGCATTTCATGGGCTTGGATGTGGGGTGGACAGCGCTCACGCTCAACTTGCCTTTGCGTTTCACGACCATCTTCACGCCGCAATCGAACGCGGCGGTGGATGCGTGGGTGGCCAAAGGTCGTCAGCGCTTTGGTCACGTTCGATTGTTTCGCCGCGAAGATGGCGTCAAACCGATCGTGGCTGCCTTGCGTCAAAACGAGTTGCTGTACTTATTGCCTGACATGAACTTTGGCCCGAGCGAGTCCATCTTTGTGCCGTTTTATGGCGAGCCAGCGGCCACTGTGCCGTCGCTCTCACGCTTCGCCAAATTGGGCCGTGCCCGTGTGGTGCCTGTCATCACGCGGATGACGGATGCGGGTTATGAAGTGGTGGTGCATCCGGCGTGGTGCGATTTCCCTACCGATGACGCTGAGGCCGATACGGCCACCATGAATCAGCGCTTGGTGGTGTTCATCAACACCATGCCCGCTCAATACTTCTGGGTGCACAAGCGCTTCAAGACACGCCCACCGGGCGCGCCTGAACTCTATTGA
- a CDS encoding lysophospholipid acyltransferase family protein has translation MSATTRLFHFLARMPLPLMQRVGAVLGWLVWWLSPSYRRNFKANVQAAGVAWRQARPAVAAIGAMVAELPWVWMRPHSAKLDGLVTWDGSEHFEAAMQVGKGVIIMSPHLGAWEIGAQAIAEKFGPNYGPMVALFRPARKAWLEPLVANARTRPYLDSAPTSLAGVRTLIRTLRNGGYTAILPDQVPPLGQGVWAPFFGRDVYTMTLLAKLAQQTGAEVIMTWCERLPAGQGFCMHMRPFDAPEMKNASVPPEVAAAAVNRGVERMVLDAPGQYLWGYARDKQPRAEG, from the coding sequence ATGTCTGCCACCACGCGTCTTTTTCATTTCCTTGCCCGTATGCCCCTGCCCTTGATGCAGCGGGTAGGCGCTGTGTTGGGGTGGTTGGTGTGGTGGTTGTCGCCCAGCTATCGCCGCAATTTCAAGGCCAATGTACAAGCCGCTGGTGTGGCCTGGCGTCAGGCGCGTCCTGCCGTGGCCGCCATTGGCGCGATGGTGGCTGAGCTGCCTTGGGTGTGGATGCGTCCGCACAGTGCCAAGCTGGATGGTTTGGTGACGTGGGATGGTTCAGAGCATTTCGAAGCGGCCATGCAAGTGGGCAAAGGCGTCATCATCATGTCGCCGCATTTGGGGGCATGGGAGATTGGTGCACAAGCCATTGCTGAAAAATTTGGTCCCAACTACGGGCCGATGGTGGCGCTGTTCCGCCCCGCCCGCAAAGCATGGCTGGAGCCCTTGGTGGCCAATGCGCGTACGCGTCCGTATTTAGATTCCGCGCCTACATCACTGGCCGGTGTACGCACCCTCATTCGCACGTTGCGCAATGGCGGCTACACGGCCATCTTGCCCGACCAAGTGCCGCCCTTGGGTCAGGGCGTGTGGGCGCCATTCTTTGGTCGCGATGTGTACACCATGACCTTGCTGGCGAAGTTGGCGCAACAAACCGGTGCTGAAGTCATCATGACGTGGTGTGAGCGTTTGCCTGCTGGTCAAGGTTTTTGCATGCACATGCGACCCTTTGATGCGCCCGAAATGAAAAACGCCAGCGTGCCGCCCGAGGTGGCTGCAGCGGCGGTCAACCGCGGTGTGGAACGCATGGTGCTGGATGCGCCCGGTCAATACCTGTGGGGCTATGCACGCGACAAACAACCGCGGGCAGAGGGCTAA
- the metK gene encoding methionine adenosyltransferase, producing the protein MSSNYLFTSESVSEGHPDKVADQISDAILDAIFEQDPLSRVAAETLTNTGLVVLAGEITTNAHVDYIQVARDTIKRIGYDNTDYGIDYKGCAVMVCYDKQSNDIAQGVDHASDDHLNIGAGDQGLMFGYACSETPELMPAPIYYAHRLVERQAQLRKDGRLPFLRPDAKSQVTMRYVDGKPHSIDTVVLSTQHSPDQSESATKMKASFNEAIIEEIIKPVLPKEWLQDTKYLINPTGRFVIGGPQGDCGLTGRKIIVDTYGGACPHGGGAFSGKDPSKVDRSAAYAARYVAKNIVAAGLAKQCQVQVAYAIGVARPMNITVNTAGTGVISDDKLSALVAEHFDLRPKGIIQMLDLLRPIYTKTAAYGHFGREEPEFTWERTDKAAALRAAAGL; encoded by the coding sequence ATGTCTAGCAATTACCTCTTCACCTCTGAATCTGTTTCAGAAGGCCACCCAGACAAAGTGGCAGACCAAATCTCTGACGCAATTTTGGACGCCATCTTCGAGCAAGACCCACTTTCACGTGTGGCTGCCGAAACCCTGACCAACACCGGTTTGGTTGTCTTGGCTGGTGAGATCACCACCAACGCGCATGTCGACTACATCCAAGTCGCACGCGACACCATCAAGCGCATCGGCTACGACAACACCGACTACGGCATCGACTACAAAGGTTGCGCTGTGATGGTGTGTTACGACAAGCAATCCAACGACATCGCCCAAGGCGTGGACCATGCGTCTGACGACCACCTCAACATCGGCGCGGGCGACCAAGGCCTGATGTTTGGCTACGCTTGCAGCGAAACGCCTGAGTTGATGCCAGCTCCTATTTACTACGCCCACCGTTTGGTCGAGCGCCAAGCCCAGTTGCGCAAAGACGGCCGCCTGCCTTTCTTGCGTCCCGACGCCAAGAGCCAAGTGACCATGCGTTATGTGGACGGCAAGCCTCACAGCATTGACACCGTGGTGTTGTCGACCCAACACAGCCCCGACCAAAGCGAGTCAGCCACCAAGATGAAGGCCAGCTTCAATGAAGCCATCATTGAAGAGATCATCAAACCCGTGTTGCCCAAAGAGTGGTTGCAAGACACCAAGTATTTGATCAACCCCACAGGCCGTTTCGTCATCGGTGGCCCTCAAGGCGATTGCGGCTTGACTGGTCGCAAGATCATTGTGGACACCTACGGCGGCGCATGCCCTCACGGCGGTGGCGCGTTCTCAGGCAAAGACCCATCGAAGGTCGACCGCTCTGCTGCTTACGCTGCACGCTACGTGGCAAAAAACATCGTGGCGGCTGGTTTGGCCAAGCAATGCCAAGTGCAAGTGGCTTACGCGATTGGCGTGGCACGCCCCATGAACATCACCGTGAACACCGCAGGTACAGGTGTGATTTCTGACGACAAGTTGTCAGCATTGGTGGCTGAGCACTTTGACTTGCGCCCCAAAGGCATCATTCAAATGCTCGACTTGTTGCGCCCGATTTACACCAAGACTGCGGCTTACGGCCACTTTGGTCGTGAAGAGCCTGAGTTCACTTGGGAAAGAACCGATAAAGCTGCGGCACTTCGTGCAGCAGCCGGTCTGTAA
- a CDS encoding ABC transporter ATP-binding protein/permease, translating into MRHHAHSSAPAGQHVKQRPDSETLKRLFPYLWQYKWRVVAALTFMVGAKLANVSVPLLLKELIDAMSFKPNDPMAVIVVPVSLLVVYGVLRLSVSAFTELRELVFAKATQGAARQIALETFQHLHALSLRFHLERQTGGMTRDIERGVRGIESLISYSLYSVVPTLIEVALVLSILAVKFDVWFAGITLAALALYIVFTISVTEWRTQYRRQANEFDSAAHTKAVDSLLNYETVKYFNNEAFEASRYDKSLEALRRARLKAQTSLSLLNTGQQLIIAVALVGMLWRATQGVVDGRMTLGDLVMINAFMIQLYIPLNFLGVLYREIKQSLTDLDRMFTLLEKEREVADAPHASALELSGPPTVKFESVVFAYEPTRPILHGISFEIPAGKTVAVVGPSGSGKSTLARLLFRFYDVGSGAITINGQDIRHVTQGSVRRAMGIVPQDTVLFNDTVRYNIAYGRTDATEAEVVQAARAAHIHDFIAATPKGYDTMVGERGLKLSGGEKQRVAIARTLLKNPPIVIFDEATSALDSANERAIQAELQSAAQNKTTLVIAHRLSTVVDAHEILVLDAGRIMERGSHSELLALNGRYAQMWALQQSSEV; encoded by the coding sequence ATGCGTCATCACGCCCATTCTTCTGCCCCCGCTGGGCAACACGTTAAGCAACGCCCCGACAGCGAAACCCTGAAACGCCTCTTCCCGTATTTGTGGCAATACAAATGGCGAGTCGTCGCCGCGTTGACCTTCATGGTGGGGGCTAAGTTGGCCAACGTGAGCGTGCCCTTGCTTCTCAAAGAGTTGATTGACGCCATGTCGTTCAAGCCCAATGACCCGATGGCGGTCATCGTGGTGCCTGTGTCTTTGTTGGTGGTGTACGGCGTGCTGCGTTTGTCGGTGTCTGCCTTCACCGAGCTGCGTGAGTTGGTGTTTGCCAAAGCCACCCAAGGTGCTGCGCGGCAAATTGCACTGGAAACGTTTCAGCACTTGCATGCTTTGAGTTTGCGTTTTCATTTGGAGCGTCAAACCGGTGGCATGACGCGCGACATCGAGCGCGGTGTGCGCGGCATTGAATCGCTCATTTCGTATTCGCTCTACAGCGTGGTGCCCACGCTGATCGAGGTCGCTTTGGTGCTCAGCATCTTGGCCGTGAAGTTTGATGTGTGGTTTGCGGGCATCACGCTGGCTGCGCTGGCGCTGTACATCGTGTTCACCATCAGTGTGACCGAGTGGCGCACCCAGTACCGCCGTCAAGCCAACGAGTTTGATTCTGCCGCCCACACCAAGGCCGTGGACTCGCTGCTCAATTACGAAACCGTCAAATACTTCAACAACGAAGCCTTCGAGGCTTCGCGCTATGACAAGAGCTTGGAGGCCTTGCGCCGTGCGCGTCTGAAAGCACAAACGTCGTTGTCGTTGCTCAACACGGGGCAGCAACTCATCATCGCCGTGGCCTTGGTGGGTATGTTGTGGCGCGCCACGCAAGGCGTGGTGGACGGTCGCATGACCTTGGGTGATTTGGTGATGATCAACGCCTTCATGATTCAGCTCTACATTCCGCTCAACTTTTTGGGCGTGCTGTACCGTGAAATCAAACAAAGTTTGACGGACTTGGATCGCATGTTCACGCTGCTCGAAAAAGAGCGCGAAGTGGCGGATGCGCCCCATGCTTCGGCGCTTGAATTGAGTGGCCCGCCGACAGTGAAGTTTGAATCCGTGGTGTTTGCGTATGAACCCACGCGGCCCATCTTGCATGGCATCAGCTTCGAGATTCCTGCGGGCAAAACGGTGGCAGTGGTGGGCCCTTCGGGCTCGGGCAAGTCCACCTTGGCGCGCTTGCTGTTTCGTTTTTACGACGTGGGCTCGGGCGCGATCACCATCAACGGCCAAGACATTCGCCACGTCACGCAAGGCAGCGTGCGCCGAGCCATGGGCATCGTGCCGCAAGACACCGTGTTGTTCAACGACACCGTGCGCTACAACATCGCTTACGGCCGCACCGACGCGACCGAAGCTGAGGTGGTGCAGGCCGCACGCGCCGCACACATTCACGACTTCATCGCGGCCACACCCAAAGGCTACGACACGATGGTGGGGGAGCGCGGCCTGAAGTTGTCGGGGGGTGAAAAGCAACGTGTGGCGATTGCCCGTACCCTGTTGAAGAACCCGCCGATTGTGATTTTTGACGAAGCCACTTCGGCGTTGGACAGTGCCAATGAGCGTGCCATTCAGGCTGAGTTGCAAAGTGCCGCGCAGAACAAAACCACCTTGGTGATTGCGCACCGTTTGTCGACCGTTGTCGATGCGCATGAGATTTTGGTGTTGGACGCGGGGCGCATTATGGAGCGGGGTTCGCACTCGGAGTTGTTGGCGCTGAATGGGCGGTATGCGCAGATGTGGGCGTTACAGCAGTCTTCGGAAGTTTGA
- a CDS encoding acyl-CoA thioesterase, with the protein MSHSPNPHAEPLPTDQELVLKVIPMPADCNANGDIFGGWVMAQVDLAGAVLPARHARGRFATIAVNQFIFKHPVKVGDILSFFSRVQRIGNTSITVQVEVFAERFSSQGEYMKVTEATLTYVAIDKDGKPRAIPKD; encoded by the coding sequence ATGTCTCATTCCCCCAACCCTCATGCCGAACCACTGCCCACGGACCAAGAACTGGTCTTGAAGGTCATCCCCATGCCCGCCGATTGCAATGCCAATGGCGACATTTTCGGTGGCTGGGTGATGGCTCAGGTGGACTTAGCCGGTGCGGTGCTGCCCGCTCGCCATGCGCGCGGACGCTTTGCCACCATTGCGGTGAATCAGTTCATCTTCAAGCACCCTGTCAAAGTGGGCGACATCTTGAGCTTTTTCTCGCGTGTGCAACGCATTGGCAATACCTCCATCACCGTGCAAGTGGAAGTGTTTGCCGAGCGCTTCAGCTCGCAGGGCGAATACATGAAAGTGACCGAAGCCACCCTCACCTACGTGGCGATCGACAAAGATGGCAAGCCACGTGCCATTCCCAAAGACTGA
- a CDS encoding thioesterase family protein codes for MPQQLANAVVFEPDYLEGFRQIYEEKIVFNHTLGLKLVSVTPEEVVARIDMRPELVGHYAYNRIHGGVISAVLDAIGSAAVMACLAAKHMKESPAERLERFAKLGTIDLRVDYLRPGIGEHFTIHAHALRVGTRVGTSRMEFRGPDGTLMSTGTGAYIVS; via the coding sequence ATGCCGCAACAACTCGCCAACGCCGTCGTGTTTGAGCCTGATTACCTCGAAGGTTTTCGCCAAATCTATGAAGAAAAAATTGTCTTCAACCACACGCTGGGCTTGAAGCTGGTGAGCGTCACGCCCGAAGAAGTCGTGGCCCGTATCGATATGCGCCCAGAGCTGGTGGGGCACTACGCCTATAACCGCATTCACGGTGGCGTCATCAGTGCCGTGCTAGACGCCATTGGCAGCGCGGCTGTGATGGCCTGCTTGGCCGCCAAGCACATGAAAGAGTCACCCGCAGAGCGCTTAGAGCGCTTTGCCAAATTGGGCACGATTGATTTGCGGGTGGACTATTTGCGTCCCGGCATTGGTGAGCACTTCACCATCCACGCCCATGCGCTGCGTGTGGGCACACGTGTAGGCACCTCGCGCATGGAGTTTCGCGGACCAGATGGCACGCTGATGTCCACCGGTACAGGCGCCTACATCGTTTCTTAA
- a CDS encoding enoyl-CoA hydratase: MTEILSHIDGGVMTLTFNRVDKKNSLTAAMYTALADAVEQADSNPSVRVLVFQGHETVFCAGNDIADFLNNPPSTLDAPVFRLLRNIAAFPKPVLAAVAGPAVGIGTTLLFHCDLVYAGDNAAFAMPFVNLGVCPEAASSLLAPQMMGYHRAAEALLLGEPFMAEAALEVGLVNRVLPPTEVNNYVQAQARKLAAKPLSSLLETKRLMKAGQAQLVQKQMNEEAASFGRMLTEPAAKEAFGAFMEKRKPDFSKL, encoded by the coding sequence ATGACAGAAATTTTGAGTCACATCGATGGCGGTGTGATGACCCTGACCTTCAACCGCGTTGACAAAAAGAACTCTCTCACTGCGGCGATGTACACCGCCTTGGCCGATGCCGTTGAGCAAGCGGACAGCAACCCGAGCGTGCGCGTCTTGGTGTTTCAAGGCCACGAAACTGTGTTTTGTGCCGGCAACGACATCGCCGATTTTTTGAACAACCCGCCATCTACCTTGGATGCGCCAGTGTTCCGTTTGTTGCGCAACATCGCGGCTTTCCCCAAGCCTGTGCTGGCCGCCGTGGCGGGCCCCGCTGTGGGCATTGGCACCACGCTGCTGTTCCATTGCGATTTGGTTTATGCCGGTGACAACGCCGCGTTTGCGATGCCGTTTGTCAACTTGGGCGTGTGCCCTGAAGCCGCATCTAGCTTGCTGGCCCCGCAAATGATGGGCTACCACCGCGCGGCAGAAGCGTTGCTGTTGGGCGAGCCCTTCATGGCCGAGGCCGCACTGGAAGTGGGCTTGGTCAACCGTGTGTTGCCGCCAACGGAGGTGAATAACTATGTGCAAGCGCAGGCACGCAAGCTGGCGGCCAAGCCCTTGTCATCGCTGTTGGAAACCAAACGCTTGATGAAAGCGGGTCAAGCTCAGCTGGTGCAAAAGCAGATGAACGAAGAGGCGGCTTCGTTTGGTCGCATGCTCACAGAGCCTGCGGCCAAAGAAGCGTTCGGCGCGTTCATGGAAAAACGCAAGCCCGATTTTTCGAAGCTTTGA
- a CDS encoding DUF2147 domain-containing protein yields the protein MNTRILKTLAGLTLLAAGSSFAQMTPVGTWRNIDDKTGEAKAEIQIVEKEGELSGRIVKSLRNDPNAKKTCEDCKDDRKDQSILGMEIIRGVKSDASSEFLWAGGGKILDPENGKEYTVKMVPKEGGQKLQVRGYIGPFYRTQIWLRAQ from the coding sequence ATGAATACACGCATTTTGAAAACCCTCGCGGGGCTTACCCTGTTGGCAGCCGGTAGCAGCTTTGCACAAATGACGCCCGTTGGCACATGGCGCAACATCGACGACAAAACGGGTGAGGCGAAAGCTGAAATCCAAATTGTTGAAAAAGAGGGCGAGCTGAGTGGTCGCATCGTCAAGTCGTTGCGCAACGACCCGAACGCCAAGAAAACGTGTGAAGACTGCAAAGATGACCGCAAAGACCAAAGCATCCTTGGGATGGAAATCATCCGCGGTGTGAAGTCTGATGCTTCCAGTGAATTCTTATGGGCCGGTGGTGGAAAAATCTTGGATCCAGAAAACGGCAAGGAATACACCGTAAAAATGGTGCCCAAAGAGGGTGGCCAAAAGCTGCAAGTACGCGGCTATATCGGACCGTTTTATCGCACGCAGATTTGGTTGCGCGCGCAGTAA